In the Osmia bicornis bicornis chromosome 6, iOsmBic2.1, whole genome shotgun sequence genome, atttcacaAATTTATAAGATATATGCCATACTCCAAAGTTGTTATTTCATACTGTACTTACTTTATTCATAATGTTTACAGTACAAGGATGAGTCCAAAAACAGTCATGTACTGAGACAAACGTAACATCTTCTTGATTACAATGAAGACTGGTAAGCATCATATGGGAAGAATCGAGAGAATGTATGAAATTTGGTGCAAAcgcatttttttgttttaaactaTCGGGTTTTCTATAAACATAAACATAACTGATTAATAAAATTCGTTTAACTTTACGTTTATCTGTACATAGGATATCTCCATCTTTCcgtttataattaaaaaattttaataattgatgAATTGAATACTTTTACTAACCCATTGCCTTTGATATGTGTTTTGTGAAGTTTCTGTTGTTTGATATAAGGTTGTACAATAGGAAGACCCAAAGGAGTAATCCATTCCACATTTTCACCACAGACAGATGAAATAATTCGAGCACAGTTTATAAACCAATCTTGAATTTCTCTTGCACTTTTAAACATAGTTCTTAAACTATGAAATGTATTTTCAGCTAAGTATATACTTGCAGGCCAAACATATTCGTGAGGAAAATCTTTGATAtctatttgaaatattaataacataacataaaagaacatttaaattaattgtttGCAGGAATGAATATCTACCTCGGAGTTGTCTTGCTATTTGATGTTTCGCACCATATTTTGTTACTCCATATACTGTTGTCATTACAGTTTGTTTGATGACTTTTCTCTTTACAAACCCTTCTAATATCTTTGCAATTTGAACATTGTTATCCGCATCAATTCGTCGTTGTTTCTCGATCtaaaaaattagttaaatacttttttttttaaatgtttatgtaataatttatagaaaaCTTACTATGTCAGCGACTGAGGTATACACATCTTTTGGAATATCAAACGGATGTAAATTAACACTCTTTGCACCTATTTCATCTCTACCAAGTGCTGCATAATGCTGAAGTCCGTTGCAACTTCCATCTTGATGTACTGGAAACCTACTCacatatttttctatatttggTGCTTTTAATGCATTTGCTATTTCCATACATCCTGCTAAAGTTTGCCATGGTTCTTCAGACTCTGCCCACCACATATTACCCTAGATAGTACGTATGATATAAAGTCATACTTGGGGTaagtaattgtaattaaaaacttaCCGTCAAAGGTTTAGTAGCACTGTCTAATATGCTTTCcatattttcatttgcataTTCAATACGCTCTTTAACAGAgcttcctttttttaaattagttaaattaatAACATGTAATTTTAACCATTCCAATCCATTAGGACCTAAAGGTTTTCCTTTTGCAAATAAAAGCAAAGAACGACCCACATCAGATGTCAGATGATGTAAATGGGGAGGAACTGGATAAACTCTTCCTCTAAAATCCATATTATGTGGCAGCCAGAATActttgtttctaagcttttaaaataattaacaatttaatacatttgaatagaaatatatatatttttactcGTTAATCTGacatagaaaattaaaattacttaaaATGATGATAATGAAAGACGTACATGATTAGCAATGGACAGTTTATAAAGAGTATCGCACCACAGAGAATACATGTCATACTTTTTTTGTTTGTAATGTGCCATCGCTATTGCAGCATTACGCTTCTCCTCTGAAGTAGAATCTTTATTCACCGAAGGTGGTAAAGGTAATACAGAAACTGGTTgaggaatatttaatttttccgaACCACCATCTTGAAatatctaataaaataataagattAATTGAGTTCatcgtttaaaataaatatgacaATGATAAAATGGCAAGTACCTTAATTACTACGTCAAGTATATTAGTATTAATTTTCCAAGGAATGGAACCAAGCTGATTTAATGAATCAAATACCGGATATAGTTGTTTTGTTGGTGTACTTTGAAGTTTGCGCCATGGAGCattctgaaaaaatataaccatcgtgtaaatattgtacattttaattacaaaaaattaagTTATATTAAGATGTTACATGTCTATAAACAGATAAGCCATGTTAACAATGTGCAAACTTACTGTGTATGAGACTCTCATAAAGTCTGTTTTAGTTATAAGGTATCCTCCGTTATGTATGGAAGTCCACGGACGTGGTGGAGCATAAGATGGTAAAATATGCGAGTTAAACGTTAATGTTTCAAAATCCGATTCTTTGTACAATTTTGAAGCCAAAGGATGAGATTTAATCTGTAATGTAACGATGAATGCATTGCGTTGAAATAAAATCTgtgataatatttaatattttcaatatacaaACCTGTTCTGATAAATAAGTTCctttatttctaaataatgtataaaatgCAGGAATAGAACATTTTAAATCATGTCCTTTCAATATATTAGGTTGAAGtattaaatcatttaaaatgatattatacaaaaattttccaacatttataattacatCCATAGGCCAATTTAAGCATCTAGTACTTAAAGATATGCCatgttttatttcttcgtGTTCAAGGTATTGCCATACAATACGATTATTTGCATTATTTAAATGCGTCATATTTTCAGGGTGCATATACCAATCaagatatttcaaataaatactGAGCATTTTATCCATCAATCCAGATTGTTTTTTTGTTTGAATctacaaatttaaattaaatgattttacATAAGTGCATCTTTATTATACTACATCGCTCAAAAGTAATTTCATACCTCatatttgttataaatataTCTTCCTAAATCAATGTATAACATTTTAAGAGAGGTACTATAAGCTTCAGAACCTCGAGTTACTTGTCTAACTTCTCGCAATATAGCATTCACGTAATCTTCTTTATCTAATACTTCTAAAAATGGATGTAAAACCATTAAAGCATTATAAGATTGACATTCCTCTTCTTTTAAACACTTTAAATTCCTTTCAAAAGCTTTTGATGCTGCATCTCTCCaataattttccatttcattgAGTTTTTCCTTCTAATTGAAGAAagaaactattattattatataaaatttgtaaaacttatgaaaaacaaaaagaactTTATATGATGGTATAAACTATTAAAATATGCAATATCTTACAGAATGTAAAGTATTTGTATTCCTGGATGATTCAACACTTTTTATTTGTACCTCAATTGCAGTTTCATCTTGAACTTGCTCTTTTAAATAACCTTTTAATTCTTCTATTGTCAATAACCCTTCTACTGGACTTCTATAATTATTCTTTGTCAAAGTTTTACTCAGAAGTCCACATGCATATTCTGTACTTGGCAAATCATACGATGGTTCAAAGTTTGGTATTAACACTCTAATTGATTTAAGGACATTTTCTCTTTGattgtttgtaaaatatgatttgttaaataaatcattgaaagttatattataattagtCATTTCACTGCTCAATTTTGTTAACAATgctataaagaaaaaaaaactgcTTCAACATATCCTCTTTTTAAACATATTACCATTTTTTACAACGTATAATTACCCTTTTGTTTATCTGTTATCACATCGCCTCCCAGCACATCAAACACATACACATAGGTTTGTGATGTTGGTATcaataaatctttttttaatatttcatataattctAAGACTTTTGTAACTTTCCTTCTAGAAGCATAAGCTTCCAAAACTATGTTATAAAGTTCAACACATTCATCACAATGTTTTACCCTATTTTTTACATACTTTCTGTATTTCATTAATGTATTGTGTGTTCTATTCAGCAACCCACAACTTAAATAAACTTGCATATGCACTAACAGACTTTCAATGTAAGGTAATGTGTGTTTactgttatttttaaaaaactcCTGTTTTTGTGGTAACGTTCTGTTTCTGAAAAGTGGTTTATTTATGtaatgatactattaattaaACTATAAATCATTAATCACTGTAAATTTACAACACTATTAAAACTTATATGTAACTGTAACTTCTGGATCTAAgtatgatttaaaaaatacagatACATCATAGAAAGATATACTTACACTTTTGATtgcaatattttattcaatttttcatttatgatTTCaggatttttaattgaagtaTCATAGAGTGTATCATTCTCAACAGAACTGTGGctaatcttaaaattttcagaaatttctttattgtaatacttcatttcttcttctgcaaATAATGTATCTATATGGTTTTCCTCTTGCTGTGTGTTAATACAAAgtaagaaaatgtaaaaatgttaaattttatatagtcaaacaaaataattacataaCTATTATATACTCACAATATTGAAGTAACTTTCATTATCATATGAAGTATGACAATCCTTAGTTTTACTCTTTGAATCGGagactgtattaattgaagGATCTCTAAGATCGTATGTATTATTTGTGATAACATCAGGCTGATGAACAAACATAGATAAATCTGAAGCCATTAGCTTATGTACTTTCGTCATTTTAGTACTTGCCACTTCATCTGTTACtaaaataaacaaaacaaaaatgatattaaaacaTAACTGTAAGCGCCTTATGAACAAAGGCggcaaatataaaattttaccTGCTAACAattcagtatatttttttgttcttcgtttgaccttttttttaatcagGGAATGGCCTAATACATTTACTGTTGTGGAACTTGTACGAATTTgataatatttcatatctataaattaaataaattcacaTAAATGGAAacgaaacatcaattttaaaaagttattttttGTATATAAGTTACACACTAAATGAATGATGGTATTTatccaaatttttaaaattaattttcaaaagattATATACATAAATTCAATAGTTTCTATTACTTACTAAGCAATAATGATGTtacatattgttattatatacATGTTTGGATTGAATACTATACAgttaaataagaaaagtaataaatattatataatttaaaataattatagttGAAGAATAACTATTTAAACTCTCGCAATATTacgatttaataaaatataaaagcgTAAATTAACACAaggaatacaaatttttatcgcatcctttaaaaatcaaatttatgTTAGATATAACTTATTTAATAAACATACATCTTGTCATTTTTCCATGAtagaaattacaaaatgaGCATAACCGCATCGAACGTTGAACAATTATTTGCTTTGGTACAACATCATGTGGAGAAATCCGTTTTGTAACTCGCGTTACAAAAAGTTTGTACATCTTtatgtaataatataaaattaatcacAACAATTAGtcattttataaacaatatttacACACAAAAGCTATCATTACAGACCGAATAACCTACATCGAGGAAAGTAAGGTAACAATTTACAATCGCAAATAAAATGTTGATAAGTTTGTATGTAGATGGCAGTGCTAATGTACTATATGTAGGGGTACCAACCTAACTGTTAGCGTAGCGGTACCAACATACAAAATACCCCTACTCTCTTAGGTTGGTACCGCTACGTTTACAGTCGGATTGGTACCCCTGCATAAGAGTAGAATGTGGAGAGCCTGTGAGGGGAAGCGCATATGGCTATATGGCTTGGTGTAACAGACGCACGCTGAATAAAAAGTTTTCTTTAATCGTAAATACCAGTATCCTTAATTAACCACGAAGCAATTGCACGCAGTGAGGAGTAGGGAATACTTGACAGGCATCCTCTAGGAACAACCCTACAAGTAATCATATATTTATCGCAATTATAATCCTGGATTATTTGAACTATTATGGACATCGCACAAAGTTTACAAAACGCTTTGCAGAGAAGCACTAGAGCAACAGAAGATCTAGCCGGTCTTTTAGATCCAACTAAAGAGGGATGGAGCGATGATTTACTAACTCAACTAGTTAGAGGTCTTAATTTCCCAAGCACCGCATATCTTAGAACAGAAAAACCTCGTATTCTCAAGCGATTTTTCAACTTGTATGTAGAAGGAGTAGTGGAAAAAACTGGATACATTAGTAGGAGTTCTCAATGACGTCATTGCCATTGGATTAACACCTATGGGTTTAATCTGGAAAGCACCGGATAAGAAAGTACAGGGTTTTTATCCGAAGAACACTTCAGATCCCCCTTCCTTGGGTATGTGTAACCAGAAGTTGAATATGACCCTAAACGAGAGTCAACTGTCCCAATTTCGGAATTACCTCCATGAAATCATAAAGGGAATTGATCCTGAAAGTCCAGAAACTGCTCCAGAAAAATGTGTTGTTCGATTGGCCACGTTTTTAGCCCTTACTTTATATAGATTTGCGACTACAAATGCAACCCAGATGGAAAAGGCATTCAAGGAAACACAGTATAAGGAGAACCTTATCAATTTAACAGGATGGCCTGCAAGGCAGCCATTTTCGCCTCCCCATTCTGCTTGTCTCAAAATTTGTGAAAGAGCCCTAGCTAAAGGTCTAAAATCCACCtccaatttatttattaaagtagTACACGAATTTGTCTTAACGAAAAAAGTCGGTTATCCGGACCCAAATGTCGCAGGGATACTAGACGCCGCCCTTCTCACTGATACGGCTAGAAATGGAATGGGAATGGTTGAGATGTTGTATCATGTGCAACTCATCACCCAGATGAAGTGGAAAGTCATTATGGCCAAGACATACAATACGCTAACTCGCGCCTCATGGGAGAACCTCGTAACATTTTTCGTGGAACAAACCAACACTAATAACCCTCAATATAGTTATCATTGGGCAAGGATTATAGACAACGACTACTTCAAAGGATTAGCTTCTGATAATAATGAGTTCCTAGCTACAGTATTCAAATCTGTTATCGACTGTGATTATAGAAACAGCGTCCGACAAGCCGACTGGACAAAACCGATCCGGGGTGCCAATGATGTAACATACCTGGGAAAAGCTCTATACGAAATGAGCCGATCATTAGACGAAGCCCAAACTGCTCCAGAAGGAGCAAATTTAATGGCGCGTGCTCTAGTGTTAAGAGATATATgatcgtaaaaaaaaattattctttgttCTTTTCTCTTTTGCGAACCAATGTTGCGCATCTTTTTGTTCTTTTGTTAAGATAATATATTTCagtttatataaatattctcATTATATCTAGTGTTTATTAGAATGTAAGGTTTAGTTAAAAAGTCAATGgtgttatatgtataaatcAATAAAGtttcatatttcattatattgtaatatacagggtattcgaAAAGTGTGGGACCCCCTTATTATCTTGAAAAGAACACATTTTTCGTAAAGTACTATCTTGTAGTGACCTTGAATGTGACCTTTGGGTCGATTTTCAGAACACATCCAGCCACCAAAGGCAAGATCGGTTACAGATccggtggtggtggcggtggtggtgatagtaatattaaaataaatccAGAAATAGCAGAAATCGTGCCAATGTTAATGAAAACTGCGCCGAGTGTTTTCTCATCTAATTTCGCAGAAGAAGATTTGGCGAACAAATGAAATGCCATATTCGATGACAAATACATATATCTTTGACGATATGATTGAAGTGGATGATAATCATACGAGTATAAAAACTACTGAAGAAATTAGTTATATTACGACCGCAATTAATGATAAGGGTCATGAATAAGGTTATTAATAATCATTCCCCAGAATGCAAAAAGGATGAAATTGATGAAATCGTGGATGGTACATACGCTGCAGCGATGAAGACCGCACAAAAAAAGACCAAGACTGAAATTAGAACGTATGGTTGCAACAGCGAGAAGCTGTCGCTTTATCGATACATCAATTGCCCGCGAGAAGGTGTCGACGTATCATGAGAAGAATCTAttccttgtttcgagcggaaacacatTACCGGTTGTTTTGGGTCTCTTGGACAACAGCGTGATATTCGAATATTGAGAAGGTCTCGAGAAGCCGTCGCGAACAGACCTATGGAATTGTGTTCTCTAATTGCTctgtattttaaatatacagTTTTGTTTGTTGTTCGTTGccgttattatttgaaatgGAAACTACAAGCACCGCTCCTCGGCGCAACATTAGTGTCTGAAGTGGGATGAAGACTCGTTCATCAATTGGGGACGAAGTCGCCCTTGTATCGTTGGAGACGCTCTTCGAAAACTTGCAGGGGAGCATTTCTTCGCAGTTTCAGGAGCAGCAACGCGTCTTCGACTTCCGATGGGAAGAGGAGCGCTCTCGCGCTGAAGAGAAGCAGCAGGCAGAGAGAGCGGCTTATTCAGCGAAGAAGGCGTTGGAAGGACGAATTGGAGCGATGGAAAGCAATTATCAGGTGCTATCGTCAAATTTTCAGTcgtttttagaaaatttttcgGTCACGACAATCCGTAATGGGGATCGCGAGACCGTTCCTGTAAATACTTCTGCTTCCGTTGGACTCGCGATACCTCAGCTTTCGCCACCGGTCCCTCAGCAAGAAATGATCGGTGTGTCGCGGAACGTTTCCGATTTAGGATATCGGAATACAGAGGATTCCGTCCCGGAATATCTTCAGGAACTGTATACTCGAAGTGGAAAGGATACGAATGAAGAGCAACAGATTGCATTTAGGAATTTGCTTCTTGAATTTCAGGACAGTTTTGCCAAGAATTCGGAAGAGGTTGGTAAATGTGATATTGTCCAGTATAAAATAGACACAGGATCTTGTTCACCAATTAAACAGCCTCCACGACGGTTACCTTTACACCGCTGAGATGAAGTTAAGGAATTTCTTGCAAAAATGGAACGACAAGAAGTGACTGAAAAGTCGAAGAGTCCATGGGCTTCGCCAATTATTCTAGTCAAGAAGGACGGAACTACCAGATTTTGTGTAGATTATCGACGTCTCAACGAAGTTACGAAGAAGGATTCATATCCGTTGCCGAGAATCGAGGACACTTTGGACGCGGTGGTCGGTTATTGGCAGATTTTGGTTGATGACGAAGATAAGGAAGAAACCGCCTTCTGTGTTGACACAGGACTGTGCCAATTTAGAATCATGCCCTTCGGACTTTGTAACGTTCCGGCTACTTTCGAACGCTTGATGGAGAATGTTTTAAAAGGTTTAAATTGGAAGATTTGTCTTGTATATTTGGATGACGTTATACATTTTGCAAAGAGTTTTGAACAAGAGATTGAGCATATAAGAACTGTGTTCTCCCGCTTGCGCGACGCAATGCAATTTCTTTGGTCGAGAAGTCAAGTACATTTGGGGCACATAGTCTCAGAAGATGGAGTGAAGACTGATCCAGAGAAAATTTCAGCGGTACAAAATTGGCCAGTCCCAAAGAACGGGACTGAGCTGCGAAGTTTCCTGGGTCTCTGCActtattatagaaaatttgtgAAGGATTTCTCTTTCATCGCGAAACCATTATATCATCTTATTGAGGACAGAGTACCTTTCCGTTGGTCAGAAGAATGGCAGGGTGcttatgaaaaattgaagaggCATCTTGCAGAATCCCCAGTTCTGGCCTACCCTCTTCCTGATGCAGATTTTATTCTTGATACAGATGCATCGAATGTTGCAATTGGAGCAGTCCTTTCTCAGGTCCAAGAAGGACAAGAAAAGGTTGTAGCCTATTTCTCAAAAATGTTAGGAAAGGCTGAGAGGAATTATTGCGTGACCAGAAGAGAACTGTTAGCTATTGTAAAATCCATAGAGCATTTCCATCATTATCTTTATGGACGTAAATTTCTGGTAAGGACCGATCACGCTTCTTTGAGATGGCTGTTCTCATTCAAGAATCCAGAGGGGCAGACTGCAAGATGGATTGAACGATTACAAGAATATGACTTGGAAATTAAGCATCGCGAAGGAAAGAATCACGGAAATGCGGACAGTCTATCGAAAAGACCCCGCGAAGCTTCGCATTGCAAGCGTTGTACCCGCCTGGAAGAAAAGGATCACGAAGAGGAACATCACATCTTTAGGACTGTTTGTAAACCTGGAAATTTTGAAGAATGGATTAAAGAACAACAGAATGACGAGGATATCGGTTTTATTCTGGAAAGAAAGAGTAAAGAACATAAATCAGATTGACAGGAAGTTTCCGCTCTTTCTTCTGGAGCAAAGTTCCTCTGGGTACTTTGGGATTCATTGGAAATTCATCAAGGCTTATTGTAAGATGGAAGTCCGTTGACGAAAAAGAAGTTGCCAGATTATTAATTGTACCAAGGAGTAAAGTCGAGGAGGTTCTCCAGGAGTGCCACGATGCGTCGTCTGGAGGACATTTCCGAATTCGTAAGACATTGGCCAAGGTTCGTCAGCGATTTTTCTGGCTTAGTCACCGTAGAAATGTGGAGGATTGGTGTCGTCGGTGTTATCGATGTATGGCGAAGAAAGGTCCTATGGGGAAGGAAAGAGGACTTATGAAAGTTTACAATGTAGGAGCACCTTTTGAGAGAATCGTGCTCGACATTGTTGGTCCCTTACCAATAAGGTCTTTCATTAGATCTCAAGGTATTTCATTGTAATCTTTCATTGGGAGCTTTAAATCCTTTAGCTCTAGCGAATTGAGTcatgtttaaaaaattctgaagacacctaaatttaataaaaaattgaattagaCTTTCTGGGACATGACATTATCACTAACAGGTACAATAAATTTGCTGTCATTTGAATTACTCATTATAGAAAACTGCATATTCAAAATGTCAAGGAAAGAAATCATTACCTCCAGatttattacattaatttttattagaaattatacgTAATATATATTTCCAACAACAAATAAAGACATAGAAACAATTACATTAAACGATATTCTACCACGTGTTAGTCATTCtatacatacagggtgtctaACGACTACGTCAATaaccgaagagggatgattgacaaggtgattctaaacaactttttcctttgccaaaatgttgattaaggcttcgtttacgagttattaacaaaaaacactggccaatcagaacgcgcctttagcgcgggccgaaccacgagagcACGACCACGGCTTGAACACAGCAAACTCAACACTCGTAGTTTGCGCGCTCTGATTGAccagtgttttttgttaataactcgaaaacgaagccttaaccaacattttggcaaaggaaaacgTTGTTTAGAATTACCTTGttaatcatccctcttcggttGTTGACGTAGTCGTTGGACACCCTGTAGAATCTGTAACAGACTTGCTTCTTCTCTCTAGTTCTGACTCCCCACTCTGCACCATGGGTTCGCCGAGAGGTTGGTACCCCTACTCTCTTAGGTTGGTACGTACTGTATGCATCATAGTGTCCGTTGGTAtagtgtattttgtaatttcaaataaattattgaatattctaaAGTTTTTATTAGATGattatgttaaatattttaacgcttttattaaataatgagatttatgatatttactGCAGTTAAACTTGGATTCCaaagtcagtgctttttcactagacgaacggacactatcacagccgactctagtactagccgtgctgaagtaaaaatggcaacaccgcgggagtccggtctgaatatatcaacatctaaccctactctatctgcctcccggactcccagactcccagccaatcaacgtcgtcggactctcggctactctctggacttcacataacctctttggtttcgttccaataatttcgcttgtttcaaggtttttattcacttatatacacgtttatcaattcttaaatgtttcaatttgatccaaagatggtctcattttgcttcatacctaaattttcttgaaaccactgtaaatatttcaaatatcatgcttcacaacaccaaactacttcgagagtacacaaaatttatattacatttataacaattttatactaccacatcacttctacttgccatagttgcaacgtttatgtattgtttatacataattaatacaaaatagcgtatattactacagcttttaattaaaaaagacagtaattacaattcccagcacaggactctgtttttgaaaataggactcccgattgtcacgtgagcggtgttgccacgttgttcagcatggctagtactagagtcggctgtgacACTATGTATACCAATCTCTCGGCGAACCCACGGTGTGGAGTGGGGGAGTAGAGCCGAGGAGAAGAAGCACACACGGCATGGCGTATAGACGCATGCTGA is a window encoding:
- the LOC114874891 gene encoding DNA-directed RNA polymerase, mitochondrial → MYKLFVTRVTKRISPHDVVPKQIIVQRSMRLCSFCNFYHGKMTRYMKYYQIRTSSTTVNVLGHSLIKKKVKRRTKKYTELLAVTDEVASTKMTKVHKLMASDLSMFVHQPDVITNNTYDLRDPSINTVSDSKSKTKDCHTSYDNESYFNIQEENHIDTLFAEEEMKYYNKEISENFKISHSSVENDTLYDTSIKNPEIINEKLNKILQSKVNRTLPQKQEFFKNNSKHTLPYIESLLVHMQVYLSCGLLNRTHNTLMKYRKYVKNRVKHCDECVELYNIVLEAYASRRKVTKVLELYEILKKDLLIPTSQTYVYVFDVLGGDVITDKQKALLTKLSSEMTNYNITFNDLFNKSYFTNNQRENVLKSIRVLIPNFEPSYDLPSTEYACGLLSKTLTKNNYRSPVEGLLTIEELKGYLKEQVQDETAIEVQIKSVESSRNTNTLHSKEKLNEMENYWRDAASKAFERNLKCLKEEECQSYNALMVLHPFLEVLDKEDYVNAILREVRQVTRGSEAYSTSLKMLYIDLGRYIYNKYEIQTKKQSGLMDKMLSIYLKYLDWYMHPENMTHLNNANNRIVWQYLEHEEIKHGISLSTRCLNWPMDVIINVGKFLYNIILNDLILQPNILKGHDLKCSIPAFYTLFRNKGTYLSEQIKSHPLASKLYKESDFETLTFNSHILPSYAPPRPWTSIHNGGYLITKTDFMRVSYTNAPWRKLQSTPTKQLYPVFDSLNQLGSIPWKINTNILDVVIKIFQDGGSEKLNIPQPVSVLPLPPSVNKDSTSEEKRNAAIAMAHYKQKKYDMYSLWCDTLYKLSIANHLRNKVFWLPHNMDFRGRVYPVPPHLHHLTSDVGRSLLLFAKGKPLGPNGLEWLKLHVINLTNLKKGSSVKERIEYANENMESILDSATKPLTGNMWWAESEEPWQTLAGCMEIANALKAPNIEKYVSRFPVHQDGSCNGLQHYAALGRDEIGAKSVNLHPFDIPKDVYTSVADIIEKQRRIDADNNVQIAKILEGFVKRKVIKQTVMTTVYGVTKYGAKHQIARQLRDIKDFPHEYVWPASIYLAENTFHSLRTMFKSAREIQDWFINCARIISSVCGENVEWITPLGLPIVQPYIKQQKLHKTHIKGNGKPDSLKQKNAFAPNFIHSLDSSHMMLTSLHCNQEDVTFVSVHDCFWTHPCTVNIMNKICREQFVALHCEPILENLADYFVQYYAPIYEKLGAENKVNVPKIRKCLTSVPSKGNFDINNVLSSVYFFN